Proteins encoded by one window of Hafnia alvei:
- a CDS encoding TIM-barrel domain-containing protein codes for MKTLKNWVLNRQAADHVELKVDGQHLFRIYILESGLFRVLIKQRGELALNRTWSIAQQTDVPWEGRDRESTEGFARPAFELVQCDAELCISTDKMRVTVHQPLWLEWEYCNEAGEWLPLAADRPTSAYLLNAHGDGVAHYQRRFPTESYYGLGEKAGDLNRTGGRYEMRNLDAMGYNAASTDPLYKHVPFTITRKEDVSFGLFYDNLSSTMLDLGNELDNYHLAYRRYQAEAGDLDYYMFVGPKVLDVTKAFVRLTGKTFFGPKWSLGYSGSTMYYTDAPDAQNQLMKFIELCREHDIPCDSFQLSSGYTSINNKRYVFNWNYDKVPQPKVMSQAFLDAGIKLAANIKPCLLQDHPKYQEVAQQGLFIRDSESDCAERSVFWDDEGSHLDFTNPATVKWWQDNVTQQLLEMGIGSTWNDNNEYEVWDGEARCHGFGQEIAIKQIRPVMPLLMMRASLEAQQRFAPKQRPYLISRSGCAGMQRYVQTWSGDNRTSWQTLRYNTRMGVGMSLSGLYNVGHDVGGFSGDKPDAELLVRWVQNGVMHPRFTIHSWNDDHTVNEPWMYPAVTPAIRDAIVLRYRLLPYFYTLLWQASENDEPMLRPTFLDHENDAATFAETDDFMLGKDLLVASVVEQGQRQREIYLPANESGWYDFYTGQWFSGGQSITVEAPLERLPLVVRAGAMLPLSGRTAFVDAAADDSRELMLFPPMGKGCDRGMLFDDDGETYAWREGQALWLNWEIASDNQRIDVTFTRKGDFQPAWKEIVIRLPQSEQRKLYVNGVQCTSYSL; via the coding sequence ATGAAAACGTTGAAAAACTGGGTTCTGAATCGCCAAGCAGCCGATCACGTTGAGTTAAAAGTCGATGGTCAGCATTTATTCCGCATCTACATTTTAGAGTCAGGGCTGTTTCGCGTGCTGATTAAACAGCGCGGTGAGCTGGCGCTGAACCGTACGTGGAGTATTGCCCAGCAAACGGATGTGCCTTGGGAGGGGCGTGATCGTGAAAGCACCGAGGGTTTCGCACGGCCTGCTTTTGAGCTGGTACAGTGTGATGCTGAACTGTGTATCAGCACCGACAAAATGCGGGTGACGGTACATCAACCGCTGTGGTTAGAGTGGGAATATTGTAACGAGGCAGGTGAATGGCTGCCGCTGGCGGCAGACCGTCCAACCAGCGCTTATTTACTGAATGCGCACGGTGATGGCGTTGCTCATTATCAGCGCCGTTTCCCAACCGAAAGCTACTATGGTTTGGGAGAAAAAGCAGGCGATCTTAACCGCACCGGTGGGCGTTATGAAATGCGCAATTTGGATGCGATGGGTTATAACGCGGCGTCAACCGATCCGCTGTATAAGCATGTTCCGTTCACGATTACGCGCAAAGAAGACGTTAGCTTCGGCCTGTTTTATGACAACCTCAGCAGCACTATGTTGGATCTGGGCAACGAGCTGGATAATTACCATTTAGCCTACCGTCGCTATCAGGCGGAAGCGGGTGACTTAGACTATTACATGTTCGTTGGGCCAAAGGTTCTGGACGTCACTAAAGCCTTTGTGCGACTGACCGGTAAAACATTTTTTGGGCCAAAATGGAGCCTCGGTTATAGCGGCTCAACCATGTATTACACCGATGCACCGGATGCCCAAAATCAGCTGATGAAGTTTATCGAGCTGTGCCGCGAGCACGATATTCCATGTGACTCATTCCAACTGTCGTCGGGTTACACCTCGATTAACAACAAGCGTTATGTCTTCAACTGGAACTACGACAAAGTGCCTCAACCAAAGGTGATGTCACAGGCTTTCCTCGATGCAGGGATCAAACTGGCAGCAAACATCAAACCGTGTTTGTTGCAGGATCACCCTAAATATCAGGAAGTGGCGCAGCAGGGATTATTCATTCGTGATTCAGAATCGGACTGCGCGGAGCGCTCGGTATTCTGGGATGACGAAGGCTCCCACCTTGATTTCACCAACCCCGCTACGGTGAAGTGGTGGCAAGATAACGTGACTCAGCAACTGCTAGAAATGGGCATTGGCTCGACGTGGAATGATAATAACGAATATGAAGTATGGGACGGCGAGGCGCGCTGTCATGGGTTTGGCCAAGAAATTGCGATTAAACAGATCCGTCCGGTGATGCCGCTACTGATGATGCGTGCTTCTTTAGAAGCGCAACAGCGTTTCGCGCCTAAACAGCGGCCTTATCTGATCTCACGCTCCGGCTGTGCGGGCATGCAGCGCTATGTTCAAACGTGGAGCGGCGACAACCGGACAAGCTGGCAGACGTTGCGTTACAACACGCGAATGGGTGTGGGGATGAGTCTGTCTGGCTTATATAATGTGGGTCATGACGTTGGTGGATTCTCCGGCGACAAACCAGATGCCGAGCTGCTTGTGCGCTGGGTTCAAAACGGCGTGATGCACCCACGCTTTACCATTCACTCGTGGAACGACGATCACACGGTAAATGAGCCGTGGATGTATCCGGCGGTGACGCCAGCCATTCGTGATGCCATCGTGCTGCGTTATCGCCTGCTACCGTATTTTTATACCTTGCTGTGGCAGGCGAGTGAAAACGATGAGCCGATGCTGCGTCCGACCTTCCTCGATCATGAAAATGATGCGGCGACCTTCGCAGAAACCGATGATTTTATGTTAGGTAAGGATTTGCTGGTGGCGAGCGTGGTGGAACAAGGACAGCGTCAGCGTGAAATCTATCTGCCTGCCAACGAAAGCGGCTGGTATGATTTCTACACCGGACAATGGTTTAGCGGCGGTCAGTCTATCACCGTGGAGGCTCCTTTAGAGCGCTTACCGCTGGTCGTGCGTGCAGGGGCGATGTTACCGCTGTCTGGACGTACCGCATTCGTAGATGCTGCCGCAGATGATTCTCGCGAACTGATGCTGTTCCCTCCGATGGGTAAAGGTTGCGATCGCGGCATGCTATTTGATGATGATGGTGAAACCTATGCTTGGCGAGAAGGGCAGGCGCTGTGGCTTAACTGGGAGATCGCTTCCGATAACCAACGTATAGACGTGACGTTTACCCGCAAAGGTGATTTCCAGCCCGCGTGGAAGGAAATCGTTATCCGTCTGCCGCAAAGCGAACAACGTAAGCTGTATGTGAACGGCGTGCAGTGCACAAGCTATAGCCTTTAA
- the hybC gene encoding hydrogenase 2 large subunit gives MSQRITIDPITRIEGHLRIDCEIENGKVTKAWSSGTMWRGMEEIVKGNDPRDAWMIVQRICGVCTTIHAIASVRAVENAIGAEVPVNAQHIRNLIVAAHSIHDHIVHFYQLSALDWVDITSALNADPKKCEAMLKGVSTWSLNSSEEFTKVQQKIRDLVASGQLGIFANGYWGHKAMKLSPEVNLIAVAHYLQALECQRDANRVVAILGGKSPHIQNLAVGGVANPINLDAPSVLNLERLMYVKMFIERLGEFIEQVYKVDAAIIAANYPEWLSLGEGAKHYLSVPELPTDAKGGSFLLPGGYIENGDMANYRPITSHQDEWLIDGIAESCKHSWYKDDAILKPWEGKTEPNYTGWQDEGKYSWVKSPTFYGKVVEVGPLADLLVKLAAKHPDTVKHFNEVNGLYKTLNGKALQTEQLHSTMGRIIGRAVRCCVLKDTLLQQWQALIDNIGKGDHVAFIKPEILEDKEYRGVGFEEAPRGMLSHWIVIKGGKIENYQAVVPSTWNSGPRNTNDEPGPYEQALIGTPIEDIEKPLEVVRTVHSFDPCMSCAVHVVDTRGGEVTKVKVL, from the coding sequence ATGAGCCAACGTATCACTATCGACCCGATCACCCGTATCGAGGGCCATCTACGCATTGACTGCGAAATTGAAAACGGCAAAGTCACCAAGGCTTGGTCATCCGGCACCATGTGGCGCGGGATGGAAGAGATTGTCAAAGGCAACGACCCGCGCGATGCGTGGATGATTGTTCAGCGCATTTGTGGCGTATGTACCACCATCCACGCCATTGCTTCAGTGCGTGCGGTGGAAAATGCGATCGGCGCTGAAGTGCCGGTGAACGCGCAGCATATCCGTAATCTGATCGTGGCAGCCCATAGCATCCATGACCACATTGTGCATTTTTACCAGCTGTCGGCGCTGGACTGGGTGGACATCACCTCTGCGCTGAACGCCGATCCTAAAAAATGCGAAGCCATGCTGAAAGGTGTCTCAACGTGGTCGCTGAATAGTTCGGAAGAGTTCACCAAGGTACAGCAGAAAATCCGCGACTTGGTGGCCAGCGGCCAGTTGGGTATTTTTGCCAACGGCTATTGGGGCCACAAGGCGATGAAATTGTCGCCAGAAGTAAACCTGATTGCGGTTGCCCACTACCTGCAGGCGCTTGAATGCCAACGTGATGCAAACCGCGTAGTGGCGATTTTAGGCGGTAAATCCCCACATATCCAAAACTTGGCCGTGGGTGGCGTGGCTAACCCAATCAATCTGGATGCGCCAAGCGTGCTGAATCTGGAACGTTTGATGTATGTGAAGATGTTTATTGAACGTCTGGGTGAGTTCATTGAGCAGGTTTACAAAGTGGATGCGGCAATTATTGCGGCAAACTACCCAGAATGGCTGTCATTGGGCGAAGGTGCGAAGCACTATCTGAGCGTGCCAGAGCTGCCAACCGATGCCAAAGGCGGTAGCTTCCTGCTGCCGGGCGGCTACATTGAAAATGGTGATATGGCTAACTATCGCCCAATCACCAGCCATCAGGATGAATGGTTGATCGACGGTATTGCCGAAAGCTGCAAACACTCTTGGTATAAAGACGATGCAATCTTAAAGCCGTGGGAAGGTAAAACCGAACCGAACTACACCGGCTGGCAGGATGAGGGTAAGTACTCATGGGTGAAATCCCCAACCTTCTACGGCAAAGTGGTAGAAGTCGGCCCGCTGGCCGATCTGCTGGTGAAACTGGCGGCTAAGCATCCTGATACGGTGAAACACTTCAATGAAGTGAACGGTCTGTATAAAACGCTGAATGGCAAAGCATTACAAACCGAGCAGTTGCATTCCACCATGGGACGCATTATTGGTCGTGCGGTGCGCTGCTGTGTACTGAAAGATACCCTGCTGCAACAGTGGCAGGCGCTGATCGACAACATCGGCAAAGGCGATCACGTTGCCTTTATCAAGCCTGAAATTTTGGAAGATAAAGAGTATCGCGGCGTCGGTTTTGAAGAAGCGCCGCGCGGCATGCTTTCGCATTGGATCGTAATTAAAGGCGGCAAGATCGAAAACTATCAGGCGGTTGTGCCTTCCACATGGAACTCTGGCCCGCGTAACACCAACGACGAGCCGGGCCCGTATGAGCAAGCGCTCATCGGCACGCCTATCGAAGATATCGAAAAACCGTTGGAAGTGGTGCGCACCGTGCACTCCTTTGACCCATGCATGTCTTGTGCGGTGCACGTGGTGGACACGCGCGGCGGCGAAGTGACCAAGGTTAAGGTGCTGTGA
- the bglX gene encoding beta-glucosidase BglX, with protein MKWLCSLSLVAGLIATTLSPVHADTTQPVHPMVKPQYTQARDAFVTDLLSKMTLDEKIGQMRLISVGPDNPKEAIREMIKQGQVGAIFNTVTRQDIRKMQDQAMQLSRLKIPLFFAYDVVHGQRTVFPISLGLASSWDRNAVTTVGRISAYEASEDGLNMTWAPMVDITRDPRWGRTSEGFGEDTYLTSEMGRLMVEAMQGKNPADRNSVMTSVKHFAAYGAVEGGRDYNSVDMSPQRLFQDYMPPYKAALDAGSGGVMVSLNSINGTPATSNSWLLKDVLRDEWNFKGITISDHGAIKELIKHGVASDPEDAVRVAVKSGIDMSMSDEYYSKYLPGLVKSGRVSEKEVDDAARHVLNVKYDMGLFTNAYSHLGPVGSDPVDTNAESRLHRPEARSVARESMVLLKNRLDTLPLKKSGTIALIGPLADSKRDVMGSWSAAGVVDQSITVLQGLRNAVGNNAQILYAKGANVSNDPGITDFLNLYEKAVNVDTRSPQAMIDEAVATAKKSDVIVAVVGEAQGMAHEASSRSDITIPQSQRDLIAALKQTGKPLVLVLMNGRPLALEKEDQQADAILESWFSGTEGGNAIADVLFGDYNPSGKLPMSFPRSVGQIPIYYSHLNTGRPYNPEKPEKYTSHYYDAANGPLYPFGYGLSYTTFSVSDVKMSSPVMKRDGSLTASVTVKNTGKRDGATVVQLYLQDKTASMSRPVKELKGFEKITLKSGEQKTISFKIDADQLKFWNASMKYVSEPGTFNVFIGLDSQRVNKAEFELL; from the coding sequence ATGAAATGGCTTTGCTCGCTCAGTCTGGTCGCAGGACTGATTGCAACTACTCTGTCTCCTGTTCACGCAGACACAACCCAACCCGTTCACCCAATGGTGAAACCGCAATACACACAGGCGCGTGATGCTTTCGTAACCGATCTGCTGAGCAAGATGACGCTCGATGAAAAAATAGGCCAAATGCGCCTTATCAGCGTGGGACCAGACAATCCTAAAGAAGCCATTCGCGAGATGATCAAACAGGGTCAGGTCGGGGCTATTTTTAACACCGTGACCCGCCAAGACATCCGCAAAATGCAGGATCAGGCTATGCAGCTTAGCCGCCTGAAAATCCCTCTGTTTTTCGCCTATGACGTGGTTCACGGCCAACGTACCGTTTTCCCTATTAGTCTCGGTTTAGCGTCAAGTTGGGATCGTAATGCGGTCACCACCGTTGGGCGTATTTCAGCCTATGAGGCCAGCGAAGATGGACTAAATATGACGTGGGCGCCGATGGTCGATATCACCCGCGATCCACGCTGGGGACGTACCTCAGAGGGCTTCGGTGAAGACACCTATCTGACCTCCGAAATGGGCCGTTTGATGGTTGAAGCCATGCAGGGTAAAAACCCGGCCGATCGTAATTCGGTCATGACCAGCGTGAAACACTTCGCCGCCTATGGCGCAGTGGAAGGCGGACGTGATTACAACAGCGTGGACATGAGCCCGCAGCGTTTGTTCCAAGATTACATGCCGCCGTATAAAGCCGCACTCGACGCGGGCAGCGGCGGCGTCATGGTATCGCTCAATTCCATTAACGGCACACCGGCAACGTCTAACAGTTGGTTATTAAAAGACGTGCTACGCGACGAATGGAATTTTAAAGGCATCACCATCAGCGATCACGGCGCAATCAAAGAGCTCATTAAGCACGGCGTTGCCAGCGATCCTGAAGACGCCGTGCGCGTGGCGGTGAAATCCGGCATCGACATGAGTATGAGCGACGAATATTACAGCAAATACCTACCCGGCTTGGTCAAAAGCGGACGCGTGAGCGAAAAAGAAGTCGACGACGCGGCACGCCACGTTCTAAACGTGAAATATGATATGGGTCTATTCACCAATGCCTACAGCCACTTAGGGCCTGTTGGTTCAGATCCTGTCGATACCAACGCGGAAAGCCGTTTGCATCGACCAGAAGCGCGCAGCGTGGCGCGTGAAAGCATGGTGCTGCTGAAAAATCGTCTGGATACCCTGCCGTTGAAAAAATCGGGCACTATCGCGCTTATTGGCCCTCTAGCCGACAGCAAGCGTGATGTAATGGGCAGCTGGTCTGCGGCGGGTGTGGTCGATCAGTCTATTACCGTCTTGCAAGGCCTGCGCAATGCGGTCGGTAACAATGCACAAATTTTATATGCCAAGGGTGCCAACGTTTCGAACGATCCGGGGATCACTGATTTTCTGAACCTGTATGAAAAAGCCGTGAACGTGGATACTCGATCGCCACAGGCGATGATTGATGAAGCGGTAGCTACGGCTAAAAAATCGGATGTTATCGTCGCCGTCGTGGGTGAAGCTCAGGGTATGGCACACGAAGCATCGAGCCGTAGCGATATCACCATCCCACAGAGCCAACGCGATCTGATAGCCGCACTGAAGCAAACGGGTAAACCATTGGTACTGGTTCTGATGAATGGTCGCCCACTGGCGCTTGAAAAAGAAGATCAGCAGGCCGATGCTATTTTAGAAAGTTGGTTCTCAGGCACCGAAGGCGGTAACGCCATCGCTGACGTGTTGTTTGGCGATTACAACCCATCGGGTAAGCTGCCCATGTCCTTCCCGCGCTCTGTGGGTCAAATCCCGATTTACTACAGCCACTTGAATACCGGTCGCCCGTATAATCCAGAGAAACCAGAGAAGTATACTTCTCACTATTATGATGCCGCCAACGGCCCACTTTACCCGTTTGGCTATGGACTGAGCTACACCACCTTCAGCGTGTCCGATGTAAAAATGTCGAGCCCAGTGATGAAGCGTGACGGCAGCTTAACCGCCAGCGTCACAGTAAAAAACACCGGCAAGCGTGACGGTGCCACCGTAGTGCAGCTCTATCTACAGGATAAAACGGCGTCAATGAGTCGCCCTGTTAAAGAGCTAAAAGGCTTTGAGAAAATCACGTTGAAATCTGGCGAACAAAAGACCATCAGCTTTAAAATTGATGCCGACCAGCTGAAATTCTGGAATGCATCGATGAAATATGTGTCAGAGCCGGGCACGTTTAACGTATTCATTGGCCTCGATTCACAGCGCGTAAATAAAGCTGAATTTGAGTTACTTTAA
- the hybO gene encoding hydrogenase 2 small subunit, which produces MAEDNFLSAHGVNRRDFMKLCAGMAATLGLSSNAAAEMAAAITNPQRPPVIWIGAQECTGCTESLLRATHPTIENLILNTISLEYHEVLSAAFGHQAEENKHNAMKRYKGKYVLVVDGSIPLKDGGVYCMVAGEPIVDHIRRAAADAAAVIAIGSCAAWGGVPATGGNPTGAVSLEEAIGKPVINIPGCPPNPHNFLTTVVYYITYGKLPELDSKHRPLFAYERLIHENCERRPHFDAGRFAKEFGDHGHRQGWCLYHLGCKGPETYGNCSTLEFCDIGGGIWPVGIGHPCYGCNEQGIGFTKGIFQLANVENPTPRVDKPGVANREGGHISPTATGLIGGALGILIGVSLMTVRELGRQQKRHESERQNAEKSHAEHHDSRGE; this is translated from the coding sequence ATGGCTGAGGATAACTTTCTATCCGCTCACGGTGTGAACCGTCGTGACTTCATGAAGTTGTGTGCGGGTATGGCCGCTACACTAGGGCTAAGTTCCAATGCGGCAGCAGAAATGGCTGCGGCAATCACAAATCCACAGAGACCACCCGTTATTTGGATTGGCGCTCAAGAATGTACCGGCTGTACTGAGTCCCTGTTGCGTGCCACGCACCCAACAATTGAGAACCTGATCCTCAATACTATTTCACTCGAATATCATGAGGTGCTATCTGCGGCTTTCGGACATCAAGCCGAAGAAAATAAACATAACGCGATGAAGCGTTATAAAGGCAAATATGTTCTGGTTGTTGATGGCTCCATTCCGTTAAAAGACGGCGGCGTTTATTGCATGGTCGCTGGTGAACCTATTGTCGATCATATTCGCCGTGCAGCCGCTGATGCGGCAGCGGTTATCGCGATTGGCTCCTGTGCCGCATGGGGTGGTGTTCCTGCCACCGGCGGCAACCCAACCGGTGCGGTAAGCCTTGAAGAAGCCATCGGTAAACCGGTTATCAACATCCCTGGTTGCCCTCCAAACCCGCACAACTTCCTGACGACCGTGGTGTATTACATCACCTACGGCAAGCTGCCTGAGTTAGATAGCAAGCATCGTCCGCTGTTTGCCTATGAACGTTTAATCCACGAAAACTGTGAGCGTCGTCCTCATTTCGATGCTGGGCGTTTTGCCAAAGAGTTTGGTGACCACGGTCATCGCCAAGGCTGGTGTTTGTATCACCTAGGCTGTAAAGGCCCAGAAACCTACGGCAACTGCTCAACGTTGGAATTCTGTGATATCGGCGGCGGCATCTGGCCGGTCGGTATCGGTCATCCGTGCTATGGCTGTAACGAGCAGGGCATTGGTTTCACCAAAGGGATTTTCCAACTGGCGAACGTTGAAAATCCAACGCCGCGCGTGGATAAACCCGGCGTGGCCAACCGCGAAGGTGGACATATTTCACCAACGGCAACTGGCCTGATTGGTGGCGCTTTGGGGATCCTGATTGGGGTCAGCTTGATGACGGTACGTGAGCTTGGTCGCCAGCAAAAGCGCCATGAATCGGAGCGCCAAAACGCTGAGAAAAGCCACGCTGAGCACCACGATTCACGGGGGGAATAA
- a CDS encoding LacI family DNA-binding transcriptional regulator, translating into MNGKLKIREIAAQTGLSISTVSRVLSGKSNTSEAAKQRVLASARQQGVLDEISTGRMLLNGLVVFAPQRAFDVRSDIFYYKVIQGIVQALEPHEVRLRYCCLEENDSDVSLFLQKMNEPATEAAMLIGIDDPYIHSLAADLGKPCILINCRDRKMRLPGIAPDHQTIGEFSANYLFEQGHRHVLHLLCLRRYTMELRLAGIREAYQAHNLPFNSDDTLLTAPSFGAADAELAVAQFLEHCPAEHRPTAILAGGDYMAVGAVNALLKAGLRVPQDISVMSMDGFNLAAIHDIPLTSVHVPRDELGEEAVRMLQRRLMQPNTPLGNLLLNGTLVARDSVRRIRTSQNQALVQKDGVYG; encoded by the coding sequence ATGAACGGAAAGCTAAAAATCCGCGAAATTGCCGCTCAAACAGGGCTTTCTATCAGCACGGTATCGCGCGTTCTATCCGGAAAATCGAATACCAGTGAAGCGGCTAAACAGCGGGTTTTAGCCTCAGCGCGCCAGCAGGGTGTCTTGGATGAGATCTCTACGGGAAGAATGCTGCTTAACGGGCTGGTGGTGTTTGCTCCCCAGCGCGCATTTGACGTGCGGTCTGACATCTTTTACTACAAGGTGATCCAAGGGATTGTTCAAGCGCTGGAGCCTCACGAGGTTCGACTGCGCTATTGCTGCTTGGAGGAAAATGACAGCGATGTCTCCCTCTTCCTGCAAAAAATGAACGAGCCCGCCACCGAGGCCGCGATGCTGATTGGCATTGACGATCCCTATATCCACTCTCTCGCCGCAGACTTAGGCAAACCCTGTATTCTGATCAACTGCCGCGATCGCAAAATGCGTTTGCCCGGTATTGCCCCCGACCACCAAACCATCGGCGAATTCTCTGCAAACTATCTCTTTGAACAGGGGCATCGCCACGTTTTGCATCTACTTTGCCTGCGTCGCTATACCATGGAACTGCGCTTGGCCGGCATTCGTGAAGCCTATCAAGCACATAATCTTCCCTTTAATAGCGACGATACCCTGCTCACCGCGCCCAGTTTTGGTGCCGCAGATGCAGAGCTTGCCGTGGCTCAATTTCTTGAACATTGCCCTGCCGAACATCGTCCAACCGCCATCCTTGCTGGGGGTGACTATATGGCGGTGGGCGCCGTGAATGCCCTCTTAAAAGCCGGACTGCGCGTACCGCAGGATATTTCCGTGATGAGCATGGACGGATTCAATCTGGCCGCTATCCACGATATTCCGCTTACTTCGGTTCACGTACCTAGGGACGAATTAGGCGAGGAAGCGGTGCGCATGCTGCAACGACGACTCATGCAGCCAAACACACCGCTGGGCAATTTATTGTTGAACGGAACTCTGGTGGCTCGCGACTCGGTTCGCCGCATCCGAACCAGCCAAAATCAGGCCTTGGTGCAAAAAGACGGGGTTTATGGTTAA
- the hybA gene encoding hydrogenase 2 operon protein HybA produces MNRRNFIKFASAGALAAGTVTSNTAQAAVENKPPIPGAVGMLYDSTLCVGCQACVAECQKLNKNQINPNGPQTWSNNDKLTPYTNNIIQVWQDGSGVNKDQVENGYAYIKKQCMHCVDPNCVSVCPVQALKKDPKTGIVHYDPDVCTGCRYCMVGCPFDIPKYDYHNPFGEIHKCQLCDQKGLERITKGQLPGCVEVCPTGAVIFGTRDELLAEAKKRLAAKPGAEYAYPRQTLNGGDNYLHPLAKYQPYVYGEKEGGGTQVIVLAGVPYENLGMPKLAELSTGARSEHIQHTVYKGMILPLVVLTGLSVMIRRNTKNHHDGDDDHE; encoded by the coding sequence GTGAATAGAAGAAACTTTATTAAGTTTGCCTCTGCGGGGGCGTTGGCTGCAGGCACGGTGACATCGAACACTGCGCAGGCAGCGGTAGAAAACAAACCGCCGATCCCCGGTGCGGTTGGCATGCTCTATGACTCAACGCTGTGCGTAGGCTGCCAAGCCTGCGTGGCTGAGTGTCAGAAGCTGAACAAAAACCAGATCAATCCTAACGGGCCACAAACGTGGTCTAACAACGATAAATTAACGCCTTACACCAACAACATTATTCAGGTGTGGCAAGACGGCAGCGGCGTTAATAAAGATCAGGTCGAAAACGGCTACGCCTATATCAAAAAACAGTGCATGCACTGCGTCGACCCTAACTGTGTTTCGGTATGCCCAGTACAGGCGCTGAAAAAAGATCCCAAAACCGGCATCGTGCATTACGACCCTGACGTTTGTACGGGCTGTCGTTACTGCATGGTGGGATGTCCGTTCGATATTCCAAAATATGATTATCACAACCCGTTTGGTGAGATTCATAAGTGCCAGCTGTGCGATCAGAAAGGGCTTGAGCGTATTACCAAAGGCCAACTGCCAGGCTGTGTAGAAGTTTGCCCAACCGGCGCGGTTATCTTTGGCACGCGTGACGAGCTGTTGGCTGAGGCTAAAAAGCGTCTGGCGGCAAAACCTGGGGCCGAATATGCCTATCCGCGCCAAACCCTGAACGGTGGTGATAACTATCTGCATCCGCTTGCCAAGTATCAGCCTTATGTCTACGGCGAAAAAGAGGGCGGTGGAACGCAGGTGATAGTGCTGGCGGGGGTGCCGTATGAAAATCTAGGCATGCCGAAACTGGCTGAACTCTCAACTGGCGCACGCTCTGAGCACATTCAGCATACCGTTTATAAAGGCATGATCTTGCCGCTGGTGGTTCTGACAGGTCTGTCGGTCATGATCCGTCGTAACACCAAAAACCACCATGATGGAGATGATGATCATGAGTGA
- a CDS encoding HyaD/HybD family hydrogenase maturation endopeptidase, producing the protein MNTLILGIGNLLLSDEAVGVRIIERLERDFRFPEGVELMDGGTAGMELMEYMASRDHLIVADAVLSDSAPGSVITLCDDEVPAFFSRKISPHQLGLCDVLSALHLTDEFPQRLTLVGVVPESLEPHIGLTSAIEAAIPVAMDRIVQLLRNDGCQIEHKGAVHAF; encoded by the coding sequence ATGAATACGCTGATCTTAGGTATTGGCAACCTATTGCTCAGCGATGAGGCGGTTGGCGTGCGCATCATTGAGCGCCTAGAACGCGATTTCCGTTTTCCTGAAGGCGTTGAGCTGATGGACGGCGGAACCGCGGGCATGGAGCTGATGGAGTACATGGCTAGCCGCGATCATCTGATTGTGGCCGATGCGGTCCTCAGCGATAGCGCACCCGGCAGCGTCATTACGCTGTGTGACGACGAAGTTCCGGCATTTTTTAGCCGGAAAATTTCACCACATCAACTTGGGCTGTGCGACGTGCTTTCTGCGTTGCATCTCACCGATGAGTTTCCACAGCGCTTAACGCTGGTGGGCGTGGTGCCAGAGTCTCTGGAGCCGCATATTGGTCTGACGTCGGCGATTGAGGCGGCGATCCCTGTAGCCATGGATCGTATTGTCCAGCTTCTGCGTAACGATGGTTGCCAAATAGAGCATAAAGGAGCGGTACATGCCT